The Eleutherodactylus coqui strain aEleCoq1 chromosome 10, aEleCoq1.hap1, whole genome shotgun sequence genome contains the following window.
AGTCTGCATCATCTTCAATGGTAGAGagtggagtgctggccacatgggggtaccttcaaccctcatgtagtgaagagtgATGGAGGAGAAAGAGCCGTATCCTGAGGTCCCCGGGTCCAGGAACCATTTATGAGAGTGagtgaaggagagagagagagtggagaGAAGAGTCTGCCTAGCAGAGATTCAAGTCCttatcaagtgagtgtctgtggagtgatcctacccccgtcctcctccggagtgttccccttccaggaccggtaccttacagataacgtggactgcaggTCCGATATCTTCCTGTGTTTCCTCCATGACCTCAAGTTTTCTGTCCTAGCTGCACCGGTGTGTTTTACGCTGTATACTGTCAAAGCTACAAGTAAGGTTTTgcagccctgaccgttcccagggactgaggtactaaaagGTTACTGTGTGTGTTTTGACTTCCTTCATTCCTCCGCCAAGGTTCATTCCGGtgagtaaggaacggtggcgtcacccgtgacatatcTACAGTTCAGCACACGTTTATAGGCCATCCCTGTCCCAGgtgtgtccggaagaggcctagtggtacttgggccgaggtggcgtgcgtccctccggggaggagtctggtcagagccaccgtgactagtgacaactctaccctcccagctcctcagtgcgGGCCTCGTGTCCTGAGTGGCCCTTTGGGACACCACACTACAAAATCAGggaacaaagctgcgatatcgctgttgtcCGTGTGAAGGGGCCTGATCAAGCAACATACATGTGCAGATGTGCTGTATAGTGACCATATTACACCTGCTCTCGGTTTAGGTCAGAATATGCACAATGCACTAACAGatataaggcctgtttcacacgggcgacgcgATATCacagagaaaatcgcagcgatattgcatcggtgGTCTTTGCTATTATGCTGcgttttctcgcagtgatatcacgattttgtagcgcccTTTAGCCAGAATTTttgagtggggggagggggctttaaatataaaccctaccccgaaaataagccctagatgcagaaaaaaaacaaaaaacaaatacagCCCTGCCTCcgggaagtgctgcctctgattgggtctCGAACACTGTGgcttagccaattagagccagtgcttgatgaaccaatcacagccattttagcgcttttacagtaggatttcctatcgcaccgcatgaaagccgcgtttttgtgcgatgcgatgcaacacataggaaaggTCCATAGGGAGATATgagctacaaaatatcgcaaatCGCAGTAATATTTAGCAACCTGCACATTTTTCTCTCACAATTTCGCAGAATAAAATCATCTCTAACGTAAAGGAGCCCACTGCAcggcacgggcttcacatacacgcgATTTGTGgcgctgtcgcatcgcgagaaaattgctcgattttgttgcccatgtgaaactggcctatgtGATATTTGTAGAGAACATTAGAGTCAACTGCTCCgtaggctgataacagggagcaagcCCCAGAATAGCATATGAATCTACTCAGTTTGCTTCCTTTTGGAGTGCTCTGACAGTGTCAGTTTTCACTACTGCTCTGGAATTGTATTCATGAACTAGGAATCACTAAATGAACAGAAAACTTGGTAGGAAAGCGAGTGTCTGAGAACTTTGTAGAGACTTCTCTAGAAACAGTTGCTGACTCTGAGACCTCCggagatgaggaggaggaaaggtTTTAGGGTGGGATGGAACTTGTATATTGTGGGATCAGTATGGGTGGGACTGGCAGAGGTGGAATAAGCAGAGTCTCACTCCAGCTGCCCTGATTACAAACACTTGAGGTCTGCAGAAGAGAGGTGGAAGTGCTATATAAGTGGAGCCAGCCCAGCGGAGTACCATGCCTGCAGAATCCCTCACACTACTGAGCCCCCTCCCCAAGATGGACCATGACATGGAAGATGTGGCCCTGTCAGACTCTGAGGTAAGGCTAATGTACCGCCCCCATAACATGTGGATGTGTTTGGTGCAATATATCTGGGCCAATCATGTTGCACCATTTGATGTCAATTAGATACGTCAAGGAACTGTACTTAAAAATGTAGTTCTGTCTCTGAAAAGACCTGACCAGCGCCGGGTGGACTTCATGGACTATAAGAGGCTCCACCTGATTTCTGCCAGCTTTTGAattgaagaaaaagcgctgcttagccgcgggttttggcgcatgctcttccgttgcggccggctcctCTGTAGAGAGGATCGCAGCCCCCAATGGGGGGGGGAGACCTGCTGCAGCGGGGGAATGTACACTGACTAATGCCAGTTTTGCTGcgatggattggccgtcccgtgtgaatGACATTTTTGCcatctcgtccacgtggctggttaatcccgggattagcggctgcagcaAGACTCTGCACGAAATTTCcttggcaaatccaccctgtgtgaagccggccttaatgcTTCATAAGGGTAACTCGCCGGGTCTGTAGAAACAAGTTGGAGTTGTTACAAAACATTTGGGCAATGTTTTGAGTCTTGTGACGTGTTCATATTAGTTTATTGTTACTTAAACTATCGCACTTGGGTCTTTCTCACATCAGCTTGTTTGTTTAACTGAGGCTAAATCTAAATGGGAATACCAGAAGTGGATCTGACTTATGCCTGATACGCATGGCAGCGGACGAACGCCATTGACTTTAAGGCCaagttcacacaggcgtatttgtgctcaatacgcagtgaatagaacctactgATTTCCAGGAACTTGTTCACATGTGCAAGGAAAATGCCCATTATGCTCTACTTTCCTGCccatttgcgcactaaaggtccccatagaagtcaatgtaaaTGTGCACAGAATACAGTAAGAGAAGCAGGaaagcacatctggaactcagagtAATTAGACACtttgatggtttttttttttttttttttttttttgcggtgagCAAATGTACACACCTTGGGTGCAGaagaaatacagtaaaacactGATACACGTGTGACTCTAGCCTTCTGGGATCTGTCTGGCTTCAGCCTGGTGTCGTCTTGGATGAAgtggtgcagcatgctgtgccttGTTGTCTGGGATTTCATGCTGGCTCTGAACATTGGCCTCCAGCACAGACGTGGACATGGCTGAAAACAAGTGTTCATTAAAGCAATATTCCAGAGACTGGATGGGTGAAACTGCCAGACTAGCGGTGGTCCCATATCTCCTGTCGTCCTCGCTGCAGTCCCCGTAGTGAGGAGGAAATTGAATGGAGCCAcggccgcacatgcacagtgcttccattcactttcagtgggactgtcgGTGATGGCTTAATACAAAGCACGGAGTGGTGGATGCGCGTGTGGAGCCAATGTGCCATTCAGTGCCATGGCAGGTGGAAGTAGCTACCTGGAAGTGAGGAGAAATTGGGAGAACGGGACTCCCAGTTCTCAGATTGATGGAGGTTCCAGTGGTTACACACACTAAATGGGTGAGAACTCAGAAAACTATCCactctctggaataccccttcatACAAGCATATGCATAATGCATTTGTATTGTGAACGATGCACTTTTGCGCCGATTACTGTACTCTTTGCACTTGCAGGGTCAGTTCACATGGGTGCAGAACACACCCCTGCCATGACGATGCCACTTAGGCTGttggcctaatgagttccagatgtgttctttccctctGGAATGGCGTGGGTTTagctgtgcacctcccatagacttctacgtgAAcgattggtgtgcaaatgcgcataaAAATAGAGGCGTGTCTTTTGTGCGCGCACaagagaaatgagaatgaacctaatgaagtcaatgggttccgttCTCTGCGTTTAGTGGGTGCAAATGTTTGTTTGAAACCACCCTTTAAGGGAGCGTCTGGTTCTGCACTGGAGGCTCCATCTGGCATAAAATGCCAAAGTAGTGCAGTATATAGTCTATAATCTACTAGAAGCCTGGCATCGCCTATGAAGGTGAATGAGACGGCAGATCTGGCACTCTTCCCACTGGGCTCTTCTGATAGAACAGAAAATGTAGTGTAAGTGTGAACAAGACCTAAGGGTGCCATCTACagtgaaaactgcagcaaatgaGTGATGTGGGAACATACCCCAAAGGAGTTGGATTATCGCCAGTGTTGCTCAACTCCAGGGATTAAATATCCCCAACAGGTAATGGGTGAGTATATCTTCTAAAGAGAATATCTGTGTCAATTTCTGAAGCACTGACAATGCTAAAATAATCCTGGAGGAGGTGATTGAAGACTGGAGCTGAGAAATGCTAATCTAGGGTACCATCTCCTACAACCACTGCAAGACTTGTGTGAAATCTCACCTAGAGTCTCTTGTACTGCCAACATTACTTATATTTTTCCCCTGATATTTCCCACTCTGGTTGCCCCTAAAGCTGGACAAACGCATGCAACTTTGTCTACAATACATCTGATCAATTCTGTGTGGAATTCTTCACATCTCACCTGAACATGCTAGACTAAACTAGCTGCTGAGGGAAGTAAGTGTGTGTTATATATGGGAGACGTTGCAAGTGATCGGCTGTTTAAGCCATGCACTTCAATCTTTTGCCAAAGTTGGCTGACCTCATTTAACCtggcagtcctttttttttttttgccaggatAGTCAGCCATCACAAACTGTTCTTAACAATGGTCACCTGAAGTAGTAAACTAAAATTGAGCAACTTGAATCTTGTGTATGGGACCCAGTTCATACTGTGCACTTGCAGATTACTCATGCAGTATTCGAGTATAGCTAAAAGTTGTAATTAAAGGTGTTGGGTATAATCCCACTGCTGCACAGTGTAAACTGGGCCAACCATGTCTTAGTAGGCTCATGTCATATATCCATTGTAGTGTGTGTTCACTGACAAGTCTAGGATAACATTGTACAACTTCTCCCTCATTATAGGAACTAGCATCTCTGCTGGCAGAGGCAAGTTTGGATAGTCTTGTCATGACGGAGTCAAGTACACACTCCCATCTTGTATGCTTTGATGAAGATGCAAAGAGCGATGATCTCTTGATGAGTTCCCTTGTACAGCCTCCACAAAACCCATGGAGTCAGGATTCGGAGCTGCCCACCTTGACTGCCCCAAGACTCATCCCCTCCCAAGCAGACCACTCCATCAGCATGACTGAGGAAAGTAAAGGATCTCCACCTTCAACACCATCTACTTCCCGCTACAAGACAGAGCTGTGTCGTTCTTACCAATTAAGTGGCTATTGCAGATACGATGAGAAGTGTCAGTTTGCTCATGGGCCTTCAGAACTTCGAGTTATCTGTCGTCATCCCAAGTATAAGACTGAGTTGTGCAGAACTTATCACACTACTGGCTTCTGTCCATACGGAATCCGTTGTCACTTTATTCACAACATTGAGGAGGAGAAGCTCAACAATAGTAAAAAGGGGCAATGTCCTCCCTTCCTGAGACAGAGTATCAGCTGCTCTGGAATACCATCAATGTCCTCTTCATCTTCCGGCTCCCTCTTCTCTTCCCATATGGCTTCACCGGCTTCCTTGCCCATCTTCCCTCCTATTAGCCCCTTGAGTCCAACCAGTCCTCTTGGAAGTTCTGGCTTTTGGTCCCCCTCTCCTGTCCCACTAGGACCAGCATTACTTGGGTTAGTGACTCCGCCTCGCTCAACTGTGCAAAATCCGTGGACATGGAATCCTCAAATGAAGCCTCTTCCCTGTGAACAGGAGGAACCTAAGATGGCAGATAACAGGGATTGCTTGATTCAACAGAAGAGCATTGAAGAATCAACAACTGTTTGCGATGACTCTGAGGAAGCAAAGCGTCTTCCGATTTTCAGCTCTATCTCAGACTAAATGACCTATTGTTTCAGGCTGCTTTTTCTTCGACAACCTTTGCCTATTGCTAAGAGAGCAGCAGTCTGGAATGTGGTTTTGATATTTTAGAATGTCTTACTTGGGCTATGGCCTTCTAGATGTGACAAGTCTTGAGGAAATGAGGATTTTTGAGCAACAGATCATCAAATCGTCCCACTAAAACGACGGTACCTACTACTGGCAGGATTAAGGAAATTCAAGGCTGGAAACTGGCCTTTAGGCTTAGTCTTAGTAGGAGATGCATGGCTCATCTAGCCACAGTTCTACTTTTTAAAGCATCACTTatacattccaagtttttatTTCTGGAGGGTGGAGACTTCGTTCTCTTTTTAGCTGCCTTTGACACAAGTTCTCTGACTCCATGGTTTTGCTGCTAATCCACTCATTTATGGCCATGACTGAATTCCTAGGTGGTTGGTTGGGTAAACCATGCCAATTATTACTTCATAGGGTGACTGAGTTGGAGAACCACCAAGGTGCTTCTTGGTCTGCTTGGATAGATGACCTGTATCTGGTTGCTTGGATGAttccatgcctctgcagtgttcTTTTGCGGaactttttatgactttttttggaGGCTTGTCCCACTGGATCTTCCCATCTGGAGTTTAACTTTCTATTAATCCTAGTAGTAGACCAAGGGGGTCAATATTCCCATATTATGTGACTTACCAGTTTTGTGAGGGATTCCCTATGTAGTTAATCTAAAGTGATCTTCTGATGAGTCTACTCTATTGAATATTCTAGGTTTGCCTTGGCAGACAGGTTATGTTTTCTATGAGAAAACTTAGTGTAGGTTACTTTCAAAGTGGTTAGAAAAATCTGTCTgccttcttccaaacacagtgctgCCCTGTCTGTAGGTTGTGTGCAGGCTGCAGctcagttcccattcatttcaatggagcggaGTTGCAATgctacacacaacctgtggacggAAGTGGTGCAGTCTTTGggagagcagccatgttttcctaatcctggacaaccactttaatcacTGCAGCCTTGTATGTTACAGCAGAAGGCAGTcgtggtcctttttttttttttttttttttttttttttttttttaaatttaaaatggAAATTCAGTATTTGAGCAGTGAAGCTACTTTTTAGCCAGCGCTTTTATGTTGCCCCATGTTACTTTTATTTCTTGGTAGCTGATATTAAGTCAAGTTACTCCAGATTTTTAAGCATTGATCTATTGGTATGTATTTATATTGTCAGTCCCTCTTGGTTATAATATGGGAAGCAACAACAAAAGGGCTCGCGTGACCAACTTGGGGCTTCCGGTAAGCCTTAGAATATCAGTGCCCCTCCATACCAAATATTTTATTCTAAGTTATTAAGTTATTTTGTGTATgccaaaaacataataaaataagcagtgatgtcactccgtGCTGGCAGTGATGTCACTCCGTGCTGGCAGTGATGCAGCTATTCATTTTAATTTATTGCAACTTTGATTACCACATTAACTTATTTCCTTAATTTTTTATGTTACTATTTTGATATGATTAAATAAATCTAATGTGGTTATTACATGCATTGTCTCATTACTCATTGGAGCTGCACAACGGACTAGTATGGATGTGATGTGAACGGATGGCTAAATTCACCCAACTGCCTTTACAGCTATTCAGATTTCAGCTGGCATGAGTCTCCCATGTTGGGAAAAGCTGCTTCCGGTTGTCTAACAGCAGGGAGTGGAGAAACCTCCCTTTCCCATCAGTTTATGTGGTAATATATGTATATGCTATAATCACAACATATTCTAGTTTCCCAAAGTagttccattaaaaaaatgtccacccacaaaacaagccctcatgttgtgtggggtggtggtggggcaCCAGTTATGGTTCTTTTTAATACGATGATGGGAAACGGCTTGCTTGTTAGGGTGCAACATAAACCTTTCATTAGGGGGTTAATAATGGGGACAAGAGTAGGTTGACCTATTTGCAATGACTGTGTACCTAAGAGATCATTCAGATGTACTTAGTACAGTAAGGGATCAGACTGTGACTGCAGAACACAACCATAAGGACtacctgtgaatggaggcgggtgggtagGAATGATCCCCCGGCCCACTCTGCTTTCATTCACTGAGTGGTCACCCCTGTACTCTACACATGAGCGACTACTGGAATGGCTCTCCTGGGCCCAACAACCATCCTTGGGCCTCATCCACTGCAGGGAGGGTCTCTAAGATGGATAACAGAAGAAGGGGCAAAGTTCTCATTTCTGTGATGGTTCATGAAGGGTTAATCATCCACCCAGTGGCGTAGTATATATTACTTGAGCCCTTTGAACCCTCTTTTATGATATTTGCAGATGCAGCTCACAACTCCCGCAGTTTACCTGCCCTGTCCGACAATCAGATGCCCGATGCATTGTATTTGCACAGGGATTAGAATGCTTGTCCTCCTTTGCTAATGAGGACTAATACAAAGGGAGTTGGGATAATTGTCATATTTACCCCTAGAATCCACAATGTTTGTATATGACAAGACCCCGCAGGAGGTAAGTGTGATAAGGGGCCTGAGGCCAATAAAAGCAGGGCCAGCTCCACATACCCGCAGGGCATCAGCCTTCACCCTTGTCTTATTGTCACAATACAGACAAAAGTATAGACCCAGCAGCCGTCCAAATCCATGCGCTATTGGTCCATATACAAAACTTAAGTAGCCATAGTTCAACTCCCTCCAGAGTCTTTATTTTCACAATAGTCCCCTAACTGTAAGGGCGCCCCCACACAGACCCTAAAACgttgttttaaagtttttctgtatgagagtaaaaaaaaaaacacttcatgAAATCTTTGTCTTTTAATGATTTTATTGACATCTGCGgcaatagcaaaaaatcacggccTGTtctatcaacttttttttttttttttttttttggcccctaTGTTTCCATATAAAATATAATTTGTTCGTTTTTGGGTGAATAAAGGCACACCGATGCCCTTTACAAAGCAGACACACATTTGCCTTATTGCTGCATTTTTCGGCCACCCAAAAACGCTAACGCCGGTGTGGAGGCACCCAAGGGGGACGACTATTGTCTGAATGGACACTCATAGTTGCCAAAGCGAATGAATGACTACTTATGCTGCTGCTCAGAGCGGTTCGCTTATTATACAAACAATTTATTGGGCATTTACACAGCCAGAACATTGTTCACCaactagttgggggggggggggggtgtcggggGTCTTCTGTGGTGTGTACTTAAATTTTGATTCCCTCCAATGACCGCACAAAGTCCAAGTGGCTTTCAAGCCGCCACCACTCATTTGTGGTATCTTACAGAACCAACCACAGACTGTAGTGACCAGTGGCCTtctgaagaccagcagggactgatCAGGTGAGGATCATTTGCAGAACCTGCATTTTTGGAAACCAATGAGCATTATGTGGGGGAAACTAAAGGCGCAAAGCCGAACAAGCATCGACCTCCCTAGAAGGATGTTAGATAGTCGGTAGGTAATTTGACTCATGTAGACTACATGATCAACCAGTAGCTTTTTAGTTGAGCTGGAATGAAGAGACTGGTGCCTACTGACCAAAGTCTCGCCCGTCTTCTGGTTTGTGATCGGGTCTACAGTTTCTCTGAGCAACTATTTGGGCAAAAACTGCCCCCTGTAGACACAAACTaggggacagaggcgtaacttgtatctcctgggctccaatgcaaaacctgtaacggggccccaactataatgctttattcatagtactgggctttctatatggagaacagaggccttatgggcccccctaaggctcctgggccggggtgcaaccgcacccactatagttatgccagtgctaaGGGATCCTTCACACTGCCGAGGGCGATACCAGGCCATGAATACCGCCCTCATATCACGCTCCTCCACCATGTGAAACCCATGGATGTGAGGTGATTTCATGTGAAAACCGCAGAGATGGTGGGATCCTCCGGCGCCGCTGGCACAGCAGAGGATCACATAGTTCTTCCATcactctcaatggggccggggctGTACATCTGGATCAGCTTGGCTAATACTGCTAAGCAGTTCAGTGCGGTTATT
Protein-coding sequences here:
- the LOC136581145 gene encoding mRNA decay activator protein ZFP36L1-like, encoding MPAESLTLLSPLPKMDHDMEDVALSDSEELASLLAEASLDSLVMTESSTHSHLVCFDEDAKSDDLLMSSLVQPPQNPWSQDSELPTLTAPRLIPSQADHSISMTEESKGSPPSTPSTSRYKTELCRSYQLSGYCRYDEKCQFAHGPSELRVICRHPKYKTELCRTYHTTGFCPYGIRCHFIHNIEEEKLNNSKKGQCPPFLRQSISCSGIPSMSSSSSGSLFSSHMASPASLPIFPPISPLSPTSPLGSSGFWSPSPVPLGPALLGLVTPPRSTVQNPWTWNPQMKPLPCEQEEPKMADNRDCLIQQKSIEESTTVCDDSEEAKRLPIFSSISD